Within Desulfobacterales bacterium, the genomic segment CCTTGGAGGCGGCCACCGGTATTGATATCATCATTGATGATACCCCGGAGGCGGTTATTCTCTCCGGATTCAACCCGGTCCGGCGCGAGGTGGCGCGACAGGCCCTGGAGCAGCTCATTGTCGACGGCCGGATTCATCCCGCCCGGATCGAGGAGGTGGTGGCCAAGGTTGCCAAGGAGCTGGAGGTGAGCATGCGCGAGGCCGGGGAACAGGTAACCTTTGATGTGGGGGTCCATGGCGTCCACCTGGAGGTGATCAAGCTGCTCGGCCGGTTGAAGTACCGGACCAGTTACGGCCAGAATGTGCTCCAGCATTCGGTGGAGGTGGCGTTCCTCTGCGGAATCATGGCCTCGGAGTTGGGCCTTGACGTGAAACAGGCCCGGAGGGCCGGGCTGCTCCATGATATCGGCAAGGCCGTGGATCATGAGGTGGAAGGGTCCCATGCCACCATTGGCGCCGACCTGGCCCGGAAGTACGGGGAGTCATCCGAGGTGGTGCATGCCATTGCCGCCCACCACGAGGACGTTGCCCCGGAAAGCGTGCTTGACGTGCTGGTCCAGTCGGCCGATGCCCTGTCCGGCGCCCGGCCGGGGGCCCGGAAGGAGATGCTTGAGACCTATGTCAAGCGATTGGAAGACCTTGAGCAGATCGCCAACCGCCATAGCGGGGTGGAAAAATCCTATGCGATCCAGGCCGGCCGCGACCTGCGGATCATCGTTGACAGCGGCAAGATATCCGACCAGGATGCCTTTCTGATGAGCCGGGAGGTGGCCAAGGAGATCGAGGGACGGCTGACCTATCCCGGCCAGATCAGGGTGACGGTGATTCGGGAGACCAGAGCGGTTGAGTACGCCAGATAAACGTCACAAGCACCACATTTTCGCACGATCGCTCCTGTCCGTATAGCTTAGCTTAGCTATAACGAACAGGAGCGCTTGCACGAACCTGCGGCACTTGTGCCGTTTACCAGCTTTGGGGCTAATGGTGTTGTAGAGTTACCTTGTGATTCAGCTACACGAACTGTTTTGTTTGTCTTCTTTTAACAACGAGGGTTTCCATAGAAAGATGAGTACCTCCATTGATGCCCAGATTGAACTGATTGAGCGGGGGGCGGTTGACGTCATTTCCCGGGAAGAGCTGAAGAAGAAACTGCGGCGTTTCCAGGAAACCGGGGTGCCCCTGAAGATCAAGGCCGGCTTTGACCCCACGGCCCCGGATCTCCATCTGGGCCATACGGTCCTGATCCAGAAAATGAAACATTTCCAGGAGCTTGGTCATGAGATTCTTTTTCTGATCGGTGATTTTACCGGGATGATCGGCGATCCCACCGGCAAATCCGAGACCCGGAAACCGCTCACCCGCGAAGATGTACAACAAAACGCCGAGACCTATAAGGAACAGATCTTTAAAATTCTCGACCCGGAACGGACCAGGGTGGTATTCAACAGCCAGTGGTTGAGTCGGTTGACTTCCGATGATTTTATCCGGTTGGCCTCGCAACTCACCGTGGCCCGGATGCTGGAACGGGAGGACTTCAAGGTTCGTTTTGAAAACCAGCGGCCGATCAGTATCCATGAGTTTCTCTACCCCCTGATCCAGGGGTATGACTCGGTGGCGATCAAGGCGGACGTGGAACTGGGCGGCACGGATCAGCTTTTCAACCTGTTGATGGGCCGTGATCTGCAGCGCGCCTGGGGACAGGAGCCCCAGGTGGTCATCACCATGCCGTTGCTGGAAGGGTTGGACGGGGTGGACAAGATGAGCAAGTCACTGGGCAACTATATCGGGATCAACGAACCGGCCGATGCTATCTACGGCAAGGTGTTGAGCCTTTCCGATACCTTGATGTTCCGGTATTACCAGTTGTTGAGCGACCTGAGCAGCCGGGAGATTGACTCCCTGGCCCGGGAGATGGAACAGGGGGACGTTCATCCCAAGGCGGTCAAGCAGCAACTGGCCAGGGAACTGGTCGCCCGCTTTCACGGCGCCGACGCCGCGGTCAAGGCCGAGGCCAACTTTGAGCAGGTGTTCAAACACCACGGCCTGCCCGAAGATATTCCGCTACTGGAGCTGGAGGCCGGCGGCGAGGATATCTGGCTGCCGCGGCTGCTGGTGGATGCGGGCCTTATTACTTCAACCTCTGAGGGACGTCGGCTGATCAAGCAGCAGGCGGTCTCCCTGGACAACGCCAGGGTAATTGACGTGGACCGCGAGGTCCGGCGACAGGGCGAGGTTCTCCTCAAGGTGGGGAAAAGGAGGTTCTGTCGGGTGCTGTTCCGCTGAGAGAAAAAAAGATCAGTCCGGTCTTTTCTGCTCCTGGCAGGCAGTGCAGCGGCCGGTGAACTCCACGTGGTGACCGAGGATTTCGTAGCCGCTGCTTAAAGCCGCTTTCTGCTCCAGGTCCTGGTTCGGCTCCACGTCCACATCGTCAACCCGGCCGCATTGGCTGCAGCGGATGTGATAGTGGGGCGCGGGGTTGCCGTCGAACCGTTTCTGCTCACCGCCCACCTTCAGTTTTTTGATGATATCGCAATCAGCCAGGAGTTCGAGATTACGGTACACGGTGCCCAGGCCGATCCGGGGCAGCCTTTTCCTGACCATCTCATAGACTTGATTGGCAGTGGGGTGCGATGTAACCTTTCTCAACTCCTCGAGGATCACCTGGCGTTGACTGGTGATCCGCATTGTTTTTGCCAAACTTTCCATCCCGCATTTCCCTCCTGTCCTTCCCAGGACATCTTTCTGATAATAATTCTCTGTTGGATATTATAATCAATCTCCCCGGATAGCAAGAATTTTATGCTGGATAAGCAATTAACACTGAATCCATAATCAGCGCAAGGGCGGGTTAAAGTAACCGAAACGCAGATTGGGAAAGCAGCGGCGCAACTCCCGGTGCCAGGCTCTGATCCCCATACCCGGCGACTTGGCCTTGATATCCATGACCTCGATATACCAGTCCGGATCCATGTTGAGGTTGCGCAACTGGATCAGATCGGGCCGCAACTCGTCGATCAGTCCGGTCAGGGCGGCAAGTTCCTCGGGATCGTCACTGAAACCGGGCAGGATGAAGTAGTTCAGCGACACGAATTTCCGGTGCTTTTTCATTACCCGGATCGAGCCGCGGACCTCGGCCATGGTAAAATCGCGCGGCCGGTGATAGCGGCGATGGTAAAGGGGACGGGCGCTGTTCATGCTTACCCGGATGCTGTCCAGGCCGGCATCGGCCAGCCGGTCCACCGCCTCGGGCAGGCCGGCGTTGGTGTTGATATTTATGGTGCCCATGTCGGTGTGTTCCCTGATTGTCCGGATCGCCTGTTCGATGATCCCGGCCTGGAGCAGCGGTTCGCCCTCGCAGCCCTGGCCGAAACTGACCACCGGTCGCGGCGCCGTGCCCAGATGCGGCACCGCCACCCCGGCGATTTCCTTTGCAGTTGGCACGAACCGGATTCTCTCCTGGGTCGAGGGACAGCGGCCCGGGGGCTGCAGGGAGATGCAGCCGACGCAGCCGGCGTTGCAGGTAGGCGAGGTGGGCAGCGGCGCTTCCCATCTGCCGAGGAAATAGTTTCGCGCCGCCGGGCATCCGTAGGTAAGGCAGCATTCGCCCAGATGCTGGATCAGGCGGTTCTGGCGATGGGCCTTGAGTTGACGCCTGGTCCTGGTCATGATCTTGCGGGGATCGAACCGGTCCGCGTCCTGGCGGGGGTCGGGATCGCTGCGGAACGCCGAGACCCAGAACCGGCCGTTATGCCAGCCCACGGCGGTGTAGGCGAACAGGGGCAGGGGGGGCTGATCGGGGCAACTCCTCTGGAAGGCGGCGGTATGGATGGCGGTATGGGCTGGGGCCATGAAGGCGGCAACCGCCCGGATGCCCTCCTTGGGGTCGTCCGGGCTCTGCTCCACCAGCAGAGGTTCCATGGTGCCTGGGTCGATACCAACGGGCAGCCGGTCCGGCAGGGTAAAGAGTTCGCTGCCAACCGGCAGCGGGATCAGATCGGCCAGGTCAGGGGGGGCAAATTGATCCCAACTGCGGCCGGCCATGGCCAGGCCGGGAAAATCCTTGATCTCGCCGGCCCGGTTGGCATAGACCAGCGATGGCAGCGTATCGGGATGGGGTTGGGGTCGGGACATGGGGGGCGGCCTGCGGGCAAGCGGCTTGTCAGGCAGGGCGGCCGGCTGCTTACTTGGGGCGGATACTGTCGATTACCGAATCAATGGCAGTGTAGATGTCCAGATCGTCACCGAACACATCCTGCACCTTGGGATGGTCAACCAACTCTTCAATGGTGTACTGGGTAAGAAACAGACTGATGAAGTTCGGGTCCGGGGTCAGGGTCCGGAGCGGGGCTATCTTGAACTGGATATCGAACTCCTCCATATCGGACAGGAGGTTGAGCTGCCGGGCATATGCTTCCCGCACATCCTGTTCCGAGGTGATTTCGATGATGTGTTGATCAAGCAACCGTTGAACCAGACTGGTGGCCAGTTCCTCTGATCTCTTGTATGCCAGGGAAAGCATATAGCGCCTTTCCTGCTCCCGTTTTCGGTCGATCGCCCGGATGGTTTTGTCGGTGGCGCTGCTTGCCCCGGTGAATACTCGAGCCATAATATTCCCTGTCCCGTGGTGAGAGGTTGCGATGCCTGGCCAGGAAGCCGGGTGCATCGTGATTACCATCCTTTTAATCGATAGCGCCTGATCTTTCAAAGGGAAAGATCAGCACCATGGCAAGAAGTTTTTTTTACTCTCCGGGAATTTCGAGCAGTTCTTTGGCCAGCGGAATTTTCTGGTAGAGATGATATCTGTTTTCCCTGCTGATTACCGGGCTCAATTCCAGGAGCGGCAGATCGGCGATCGCATTGGCGATAAACTCCGGGGCCTCTGTTGCCGGGCCGATATAGCCGCCGTTTACCGGCCGGGGGACAATCGAGACCTTGTCGGCCAGTTGGGAGAAGTTCTCGCCCCCGGCCAGCCGGGTCCGGACCCGGTCCGCCTGTTGTCTGGTTTTAACCACGATCCGGCGCAGGCCTGCTTGGTCAATATCCGGTTGCCAGACCTTTTTCAGTTCCGGGGCCAGTTTTTTCAACTCCTTGATAATGGTCTCATCGGGATAGCCCAGGGCCTGGGCGATGGTGGCGCATTTCCAGGCCCGGCCGAGGTCTTGCCGGTCAAGGTAGATCGCGGCCATGTTGTAGAACAGCCAGTCAAGCCCGGGATTGAGTCTGGCGGCATAGATATACTGGGTCAAGGCCTTGTCCGGTTCCTGATTGGCCTGGTGGATGATGCCCAGGGTGGCGTATTTGGCGGCATCGGTGGGTCTCAGCTGGATGGCGATGCGCATCGCCTTGATCGCCTCCCTGGTCCGACCGGACTTGACATAGACAATGGCCAGGTTTTCATAGGTGTTGGCGTTGTCCGGGTCAAGGGCAACGGCCTGGTTGTACTCGCCGATGGCCTGGTCGATTTTGCCCTCCCTGGCATAGAGGTTGCCGAAGTGAAAATGTTCCACCGCCGAGTGGACCGTTTCCTCTTCCGGACCAATGGCAGGTTCATCTGCCTGCCCGGGACCGGCCGCCGGAGAAAGAGGTGCCCGGGCCGGGTCGCCGGCCTGCCCGGGCAGGCGCGCGGATTTAAGCTCGTTACGGACGATCTCCAGGTTGACCCGGGCCCGGTCGTTGCCCTGGGCCGCGGATTTTTCCAGCCAGTAAAGGGCCTGTTGCAGATTCTTGACCACCCCCTGGCCGTTGGCATACATTACCCCGAGATTGTTCTGGGCCACGCCATGGCCGCCCTGGGCCGCCTGTTCCAGCCAATAGGCCGCTGTCACCGGATCCCTGGCCACGCCCCGGCCCTTGGTGTACATCAGGCCGAGGTTGTTCTGGGCCGGGACATTGCCCGCCGCGGCCGCCAGCTGGAACCAGCGGGCCGCCTGGACATAGTCCTGCTCAACCCCCTGGCCCTGGGCATACATCAGCCCGAGGTTGTTCCGGGCCGCGTTATTATCGGCCTTGGCCGCCTTCTTGAACCAACGGACCGCCTGGCCGAAATCCTGCTCAAGTTCTTCTCCATGGAGGTACATCAGTCCCACGGTGTTCTGGGCATCGTCGTTACCCTGTTTGGCGGCCCAAAGATACCATGCCGTGGTTCCTGGTTCCGGTTCGGGAGGTGTGCCGGCCAGTGGCTTTTTGTCAGGGACAGTTTCCGCGGATGGTCGCTCCGAAGACTTTTCGGCAACCGGTTTTTTGTCCATGATCCCGGGCAGATCGGGCACCAGGTCCGGGGGTGTTGCTGGTGTGGGCACGGCTTTGCCGGTATCGGCCGCTGGAGTAGAGGCGGTCTTTTCCGGTGCCAAGGCGGTTTTCTTCTCAGATGCCAACCGCCGGGTAA encodes:
- the tyrS gene encoding tyrosine--tRNA ligase, with protein sequence MSTSIDAQIELIERGAVDVISREELKKKLRRFQETGVPLKIKAGFDPTAPDLHLGHTVLIQKMKHFQELGHEILFLIGDFTGMIGDPTGKSETRKPLTREDVQQNAETYKEQIFKILDPERTRVVFNSQWLSRLTSDDFIRLASQLTVARMLEREDFKVRFENQRPISIHEFLYPLIQGYDSVAIKADVELGGTDQLFNLLMGRDLQRAWGQEPQVVITMPLLEGLDGVDKMSKSLGNYIGINEPADAIYGKVLSLSDTLMFRYYQLLSDLSSREIDSLAREMEQGDVHPKAVKQQLARELVARFHGADAAVKAEANFEQVFKHHGLPEDIPLLELEAGGEDIWLPRLLVDAGLITSTSEGRRLIKQQAVSLDNARVIDVDREVRRQGEVLLKVGKRRFCRVLFR
- a CDS encoding transcriptional repressor, yielding MESLAKTMRITSQRQVILEELRKVTSHPTANQVYEMVRKRLPRIGLGTVYRNLELLADCDIIKKLKVGGEQKRFDGNPAPHYHIRCSQCGRVDDVDVEPNQDLEQKAALSSGYEILGHHVEFTGRCTACQEQKRPD
- a CDS encoding tetratricopeptide repeat protein, with protein sequence MRLLLIFFCVLTFSIPPAQGAGLADLTAAAEKGDPTAQTTLGERYATGRGVKKDYGTARRWYEKAAAQDHANGLRALGVLYEMGRGVKKNPAKAAQLYRRAADLGMARAQVNLGYLYEHGLGVKQDYGQALVWYDKAAAQGYPRGQVYLGMLYEQGKGVARDYGRALDLYRRAARSNYSRGQYRLAALYEKGLGVATNLDQARAWYKKAAGQGLPAARKALARLTRRLASEKKTALAPEKTASTPAADTGKAVPTPATPPDLVPDLPGIMDKKPVAEKSSERPSAETVPDKKPLAGTPPEPEPGTTAWYLWAAKQGNDDAQNTVGLMYLHGEELEQDFGQAVRWFKKAAKADNNAARNNLGLMYAQGQGVEQDYVQAARWFQLAAAAGNVPAQNNLGLMYTKGRGVARDPVTAAYWLEQAAQGGHGVAQNNLGVMYANGQGVVKNLQQALYWLEKSAAQGNDRARVNLEIVRNELKSARLPGQAGDPARAPLSPAAGPGQADEPAIGPEEETVHSAVEHFHFGNLYAREGKIDQAIGEYNQAVALDPDNANTYENLAIVYVKSGRTREAIKAMRIAIQLRPTDAAKYATLGIIHQANQEPDKALTQYIYAARLNPGLDWLFYNMAAIYLDRQDLGRAWKCATIAQALGYPDETIIKELKKLAPELKKVWQPDIDQAGLRRIVVKTRQQADRVRTRLAGGENFSQLADKVSIVPRPVNGGYIGPATEAPEFIANAIADLPLLELSPVISRENRYHLYQKIPLAKELLEIPGE
- a CDS encoding radical SAM protein, producing the protein MSRPQPHPDTLPSLVYANRAGEIKDFPGLAMAGRSWDQFAPPDLADLIPLPVGSELFTLPDRLPVGIDPGTMEPLLVEQSPDDPKEGIRAVAAFMAPAHTAIHTAAFQRSCPDQPPLPLFAYTAVGWHNGRFWVSAFRSDPDPRQDADRFDPRKIMTRTRRQLKAHRQNRLIQHLGECCLTYGCPAARNYFLGRWEAPLPTSPTCNAGCVGCISLQPPGRCPSTQERIRFVPTAKEIAGVAVPHLGTAPRPVVSFGQGCEGEPLLQAGIIEQAIRTIREHTDMGTININTNAGLPEAVDRLADAGLDSIRVSMNSARPLYHRRYHRPRDFTMAEVRGSIRVMKKHRKFVSLNYFILPGFSDDPEELAALTGLIDELRPDLIQLRNLNMDPDWYIEVMDIKAKSPGMGIRAWHRELRRCFPNLRFGYFNPPLR
- the rny gene encoding ribonuclease Y, with the protein product MNILHVSTQIALVLLVGLLVGGAVGYYLRKLLAEGHRKNIEFQSRQLIENAISEAERIKKEASLQTRDEAFQIKQALEKDLHEHRAEVLAEEKRLSKKLDQIEAKIDTLDKRETDLLRREQVLVKQEKGLEQNRKQIDALIEEQRLKLETIAGITLDEAKRMLIESIESEARMEAGKQLLKIENEMKIQADRKAKNILALAISRYAGDYVAERTVSVVSLPSEDMKGRIIGREGRNIRALEAATGIDIIIDDTPEAVILSGFNPVRREVARQALEQLIVDGRIHPARIEEVVAKVAKELEVSMREAGEQVTFDVGVHGVHLEVIKLLGRLKYRTSYGQNVLQHSVEVAFLCGIMASELGLDVKQARRAGLLHDIGKAVDHEVEGSHATIGADLARKYGESSEVVHAIAAHHEDVAPESVLDVLVQSADALSGARPGARKEMLETYVKRLEDLEQIANRHSGVEKSYAIQAGRDLRIIVDSGKISDQDAFLMSREVAKEIEGRLTYPGQIRVTVIRETRAVEYAR